Proteins co-encoded in one Rhodococcus sp. PAMC28707 genomic window:
- a CDS encoding SRPBCC family protein, with protein MVSAQIVDQGHRIVARRIEVRAPAADLFAIVADPRRHGELDGSGTVKDTVKGPDRLTQGAKFSVGMKQYGVPYRITSTVTDFIDAGASKAIEWRHPLGHTWRWEFEEKTPGTTTVTESFRYAAAKAPKMLEIFGMPQKNADGISATLDNLARRYS; from the coding sequence AGATCGTCGACCAAGGACATCGCATCGTTGCTCGTCGGATCGAGGTACGAGCGCCCGCCGCCGATCTCTTCGCTATCGTGGCGGACCCACGTCGGCACGGTGAACTCGACGGCTCGGGCACGGTGAAGGACACGGTCAAGGGACCGGACCGATTGACGCAGGGCGCCAAGTTCTCGGTTGGAATGAAGCAGTACGGCGTTCCGTACCGCATCACCAGCACGGTGACCGACTTCATCGACGCCGGCGCCAGCAAGGCAATCGAATGGCGGCATCCCCTGGGGCATACGTGGCGGTGGGAGTTCGAGGAGAAGACACCTGGTACGACCACGGTCACTGAATCGTTCCGCTACGCAGCCGCCAAGGCGCCGAAAATGCTGGAGATATTCGGGATGCCGCAGAAGAACGCGGATGGCATCAGCGCGACTCTGGACAATCTGGCACGTCGGTATTCTTGA